Proteins from a single region of Burkholderiales bacterium:
- the uvrA gene encoding excinuclease ABC subunit UvrA has translation MDQIRIRGARTHNLKNVHLDLPRHRLIVITGLSGSGKSSLAFDTLYAEGQRRYVESLSAYARQFLQLMEKPDVDLIEGLSPAISIEQKATSHNPRSTVGTVTEIHDYLRLLYARVGDPHCPDHPDRKLASMTISQMVDATLALPADTKLAILAPVVTNRKGEHLELFVELRAQGFVRVRVDGSVHEIDAVPKLARTTKHTIEVVVDRLKVAPDLKQRLAESYETALRHGDGRAIAVEMDTGREHLFSSKFACPACNYSLAELEPRLFSFNNPAGACPRCDGLGAISFFDPKRVVAFPQLSLASGAIKGWDRRNQFYFQLLQSLAKHAGFDLERPFSKLPERVQALVLNGSGDEKIPFTYLSERGRPMTREHAFEGILPNLERRYRETDSVMVREELAKYLNSKPCPECHGTRLKREARHVKVGAGASARAIYEVSAWPLKETSRFFSDLALEGHKASIAEKIVKEIVSRLAFLNNVGLDYLSLDRSAETLSGGEAQRIRLASQIGSGLTGVMYVLDEPSIGLHQRDNDRLLATLKHLRDLGNSVIVVEHDHDAILAADHVVDMGPGAGEHGGQVVAQGTPDDIRRAAHSLTGQYLAGRRQIPMPERRRRPDPGRTMSITGARGNNLRDVTLVLPVGLFVCVTGVSGSGKSTLINDTLYLAVARHLYDSAEEPAPYDAIEGVDEFDKVISVDQSPIGRTPRSNPATYTGLFTPIRELFAQVKEARERGYGPGRFSFNVKGGRCEACQGDGLIKVEMHFLPDVYVPCDVCHGQRYNRETLDIRYKGRNIHEVLSMTVEQAHPFFEPVPAVARKLATLLDVGLGYITLGQSATTLSGGEAQRVKLALELSKRDTGRTLYILDEPTTGLHFHDIELLLTVLHRLRDHGNTVVVIEHNLDVIKTADWVVDLGPEGGAGGGRIVAEGTPEDIARNPASHTGRHLAPALEAHARRSSKAPASPAKRASGRKASGDLLG, from the coding sequence ATGGACCAGATCCGCATCCGCGGCGCACGCACGCACAACCTCAAGAACGTCCATCTCGACCTGCCGCGCCACCGGCTGATCGTGATCACCGGGCTCTCGGGCTCGGGCAAGAGCTCGCTCGCGTTCGACACGCTCTACGCGGAAGGCCAGCGGCGCTACGTCGAGTCGCTCTCCGCGTACGCGCGCCAGTTCCTGCAGTTGATGGAGAAGCCCGACGTCGACCTGATCGAAGGGCTCTCGCCGGCGATCTCGATCGAGCAGAAGGCGACCTCGCACAATCCGCGCTCGACGGTGGGCACCGTCACCGAGATCCACGACTACCTGCGGCTCCTCTACGCGCGCGTCGGCGATCCCCACTGCCCGGATCACCCCGACCGGAAACTCGCGTCGATGACGATCTCGCAGATGGTCGACGCGACGCTCGCGCTGCCGGCGGACACCAAGCTCGCGATCCTCGCGCCCGTGGTCACGAACCGGAAGGGCGAGCATCTCGAACTCTTCGTCGAACTGCGCGCACAGGGCTTCGTGCGCGTGCGCGTCGACGGCAGTGTGCACGAGATCGACGCGGTGCCGAAGCTCGCGCGCACGACCAAGCACACGATCGAGGTCGTCGTCGACCGGCTGAAGGTCGCGCCGGACCTGAAGCAGCGGCTCGCGGAGTCCTACGAGACCGCGCTGCGCCACGGCGACGGCCGCGCGATCGCGGTCGAGATGGACACCGGGCGCGAGCACCTGTTCAGCTCGAAGTTCGCCTGCCCGGCGTGCAACTACTCGCTCGCCGAACTCGAGCCGCGCCTGTTCTCGTTCAACAATCCGGCCGGCGCCTGCCCGCGCTGCGACGGACTGGGCGCGATCAGCTTCTTCGATCCCAAGCGCGTCGTCGCGTTCCCGCAGCTCTCGCTCGCCTCGGGCGCGATCAAGGGCTGGGACCGGCGCAACCAGTTCTATTTCCAGTTGCTGCAGTCGCTCGCGAAGCACGCCGGCTTCGACCTCGAGCGGCCGTTCTCGAAGCTGCCGGAGCGCGTGCAGGCACTGGTGCTGAACGGTTCGGGCGACGAGAAGATCCCGTTCACCTACCTGTCCGAGCGCGGCCGGCCGATGACGCGCGAGCACGCGTTCGAGGGCATCCTGCCCAACCTCGAGCGCCGCTACCGCGAGACCGACAGCGTGATGGTGCGCGAGGAACTCGCGAAGTACCTGAACAGCAAGCCGTGCCCGGAATGCCACGGCACGCGCCTGAAGCGCGAGGCGAGGCACGTGAAGGTCGGCGCCGGTGCGTCGGCGCGCGCGATCTACGAGGTGTCCGCGTGGCCGCTCAAGGAGACTTCGCGTTTCTTCTCCGACCTCGCGCTCGAGGGACACAAGGCGTCGATCGCCGAGAAGATCGTGAAGGAGATCGTCTCGCGCCTCGCGTTCCTGAACAACGTCGGCCTCGACTACCTGTCGCTCGACCGCTCGGCGGAGACGCTGTCCGGCGGCGAGGCGCAGCGCATCCGGCTCGCGTCGCAGATCGGCTCGGGGCTCACCGGCGTCATGTACGTGCTGGACGAGCCCTCGATCGGGCTGCACCAGCGCGACAACGACCGCCTGCTCGCGACGCTGAAGCACCTGCGCGACTTGGGCAACAGCGTCATTGTCGTCGAGCACGACCACGATGCGATCCTCGCGGCCGACCACGTGGTCGACATGGGGCCGGGCGCGGGCGAGCATGGCGGACAGGTCGTCGCGCAGGGGACGCCGGACGACATCCGCCGCGCGGCGCATTCGCTCACCGGGCAGTACCTCGCCGGCCGGCGGCAGATCCCGATGCCCGAGCGGCGCCGCAGGCCCGATCCGGGACGCACGATGTCGATCACCGGCGCGCGGGGCAACAACCTGCGCGACGTGACGCTGGTGTTGCCGGTCGGATTGTTCGTGTGCGTGACCGGCGTGTCGGGCTCCGGCAAGTCGACGCTCATCAACGACACGCTCTACCTCGCGGTGGCGCGCCACCTCTACGACAGCGCGGAGGAGCCGGCGCCGTACGACGCGATCGAGGGCGTCGACGAGTTCGACAAGGTGATCAGCGTCGACCAGAGCCCGATCGGCCGCACGCCGCGCAGCAACCCGGCGACCTACACCGGGCTCTTCACGCCGATCCGCGAACTCTTCGCGCAGGTGAAGGAGGCGCGGGAGCGCGGCTATGGCCCGGGCCGGTTCTCCTTCAACGTGAAGGGCGGGCGCTGCGAGGCCTGCCAGGGCGACGGGCTCATCAAGGTCGAGATGCACTTCCTGCCCGACGTCTACGTCCCCTGCGACGTGTGCCACGGCCAGCGCTACAACCGCGAGACGCTCGACATCCGCTACAAGGGCCGGAACATCCACGAGGTGCTGTCGATGACCGTCGAGCAGGCGCACCCGTTCTTCGAGCCGGTGCCCGCGGTCGCGCGCAAGCTCGCGACGTTGCTCGACGTCGGCCTGGGCTACATCACGCTCGGCCAGTCGGCGACGACGCTCTCGGGCGGGGAGGCGCAGCGGGTCAAGCTCGCGCTCGAACTCTCGAAGCGCGACACCGGCCGCACGCTCTACATCCTCGACGAGCCGACGACCGGACTGCATTTCCACGACATCGAACTCCTGCTCACCGTGCTGCATCGGTTGCGCGACCACGGCAACACCGTCGTCGTGATCGAGCACAACCTCGACGTCATCAAGACCGCCGACTGGGTCGTCGACCTCGGGCCGGAGGGAGGGGCGGGCGGCGGGCGCATCGTCGCGGAGGGCACGCCCGAGGACATCGCGCGAAACCCGGCGAGCCACACCGGCCGCCACCTCGCTCCGGCGCTCGAGGCGCACGCCCGGCGTTCGTCCAAGGCGCCGGCGTCGCCTGCGAAACGCGCGAGCGGACGCAAGGCGTCGGGCGATCTCCTCGGGTGA
- a CDS encoding MFS transporter: MSSIAAGPRAASRMTAAERRATACLAGVSGLRMLGLFIVLPVLALHAESLPGGGDPALIGIAIGAYGLAQALLQIPFGWASDRVGRKPAIAAGLAVFAAGSFVAAWAPTLPWLIAGRAIQGAGAVSAAVMALAADLTRDEVRTRTMAAIGITIGAAFAVSLVAGPVLAGAIGVPGVFVLTGALACTAIAVVLWGIPQAPSTVHTADRAGFVRALADGQLLRLDLGVFVLHAVMSALFLQMPFALRDAGIPAERHWTVYLPVLVVAVAVVMPLFRAVDRPERSRIVLLSAIGTLVVSLVVLAFAGGSLTALVAGLAVFFAAFTLLEAALPSMVTRFAPRAARGTAIGVYSGMQFLGMFVGAATAGVILKHAGATAVYLAGALLTLLWLAAGATMTNPPASPDSPLSIGRT; encoded by the coding sequence ATGTCGTCGATCGCCGCAGGCCCGCGCGCCGCCAGCCGCATGACGGCCGCGGAGCGGCGGGCGACCGCCTGCCTCGCCGGTGTCTCGGGCCTCCGCATGCTGGGCCTCTTCATCGTGCTGCCGGTGCTCGCGCTGCACGCCGAGTCGCTCCCCGGCGGCGGGGACCCCGCGCTGATCGGCATCGCGATCGGCGCCTACGGACTCGCTCAGGCGCTGCTGCAGATTCCGTTCGGCTGGGCCTCCGACCGCGTCGGCCGCAAGCCCGCGATCGCCGCCGGGCTCGCGGTGTTCGCCGCGGGCAGCTTCGTCGCCGCGTGGGCGCCGACGCTCCCCTGGCTCATCGCCGGGCGCGCGATCCAGGGCGCCGGCGCCGTGTCGGCCGCCGTGATGGCGCTCGCGGCGGACCTCACGCGCGATGAAGTGCGCACGCGCACGATGGCGGCGATCGGCATCACGATCGGCGCGGCCTTCGCGGTGTCGCTGGTCGCGGGCCCGGTGCTCGCCGGCGCGATCGGCGTGCCCGGCGTGTTCGTGCTCACCGGCGCGCTGGCGTGCACGGCGATCGCGGTGGTGCTGTGGGGCATTCCGCAGGCCCCCTCGACGGTCCACACCGCCGATCGCGCGGGCTTCGTCCGCGCACTCGCCGACGGCCAGTTGCTGCGCCTCGACCTCGGCGTCTTCGTGCTGCACGCGGTCATGTCGGCGCTGTTCCTGCAGATGCCGTTCGCGCTGCGCGACGCGGGCATCCCGGCCGAGCGGCACTGGACCGTCTACCTGCCGGTGCTCGTGGTCGCGGTGGCGGTGGTGATGCCGCTCTTTCGCGCGGTCGATCGACCGGAACGCAGCCGCATCGTGCTGCTGTCGGCGATCGGGACGCTCGTCGTCTCGCTGGTGGTCCTCGCGTTCGCCGGCGGTTCGCTGACGGCGCTCGTCGCGGGGCTCGCGGTGTTCTTCGCGGCCTTCACGCTGCTCGAGGCCGCGCTGCCGTCGATGGTGACGCGGTTCGCGCCGCGCGCAGCGCGCGGAACTGCCATCGGCGTGTACAGCGGCATGCAGTTCCTCGGCATGTTCGTCGGCGCGGCCACCGCCGGCGTCATCCTGAAGCACGCCGGCGCGACCGCGGTCTACCTCGCCGGTGCGCTGCTGACGTTGCTGTGGCTCGCCGCCGGCGCGACGATGACCAACCCGCCGGCGTCGCCGGATTCTCCCCTCTCGATCGGAAGGACCTGA
- the ssb gene encoding single-stranded DNA-binding protein, translated as MASVNKVILLGNLGRDPETRYTTGGSAVTNLNIATSEQWKDKNGEKQERTEWHRVVLFDRLAEIAGEYLKKGRSVYIEGRLQTRKYTDKDGVEKYSTEVVADRMQLIGGGRDSGGGGDEEPSGGGGGRAPARGSGGGAPRGGGAPSGGGKKPDDFEDDIPF; from the coding sequence ATGGCATCGGTGAACAAGGTGATCCTGCTCGGCAACCTCGGCCGCGATCCCGAGACGCGCTACACGACCGGCGGCAGCGCGGTGACGAACCTGAACATCGCCACGTCCGAGCAGTGGAAGGACAAGAACGGCGAGAAGCAGGAGCGCACCGAGTGGCACCGCGTCGTGCTCTTCGACCGCCTGGCGGAAATCGCCGGCGAGTACCTGAAGAAGGGCCGCTCGGTCTACATCGAGGGGCGGCTGCAGACGCGCAAGTACACGGACAAGGACGGCGTCGAAAAGTACTCGACCGAAGTCGTCGCCGACCGCATGCAGCTCATCGGCGGCGGGCGCGATTCGGGCGGCGGCGGCGATGAAGAGCCGTCCGGCGGCGGTGGCGGTCGCGCGCCCGCGCGCGGCTCGGGCGGCGGCGCGCCGCGCGGGGGCGGAGCACCGTCGGGTGGCGGAAAGAAGCCCGACGACTTCGAGGACGACATCCCGTTCTGA